A genomic region of Sarcophilus harrisii chromosome 6, mSarHar1.11, whole genome shotgun sequence contains the following coding sequences:
- the LOC100919628 gene encoding mas-related G-protein coupled receptor member E isoform X2: protein MGHLNISRSKDEGLVFRIIILVLTEAVGLAGLAGNGIVLWLLSSRIHRNNFSIYLLDLASADFLFLCCHLVMVVPETLDIFFAFPGYISDSLLALRFFFYTVGLSLLGAISMEQCAATLWPACYRRRRPPHTSAIVCALLWALCLLLHFLSYGTCGELSGGNGGMVCSHVGLARVGLLFLLLFTMCVSSLILLVRVECGSQHRWPQKFYLIILFTVLTFLFCGLPFGIYRLSLNWLTIPPHYYCLGILLACVNSSAKPPIYFCVGSLRQRRFREPLKAVLLRALGDEEELGEGGEMLDTGPVEI from the coding sequence ATGGGGCATCTCAACATAAGCAGGAGCAAGGACGAAGGGCTCGTCTTCCGCATCATCATCCTCGTGCTGACAGAGGCCGTGGGGCTGGCCGGGCTGGCCGGGAACGGCATCGTTCTGTGGCTCCTGAGCAGCCGCATCCATCGGAACAACTTCTCCATCTACCTCCTCGACTTGGCCAGTGCCGACTTCCTCTTCCTTTGTTGCCACCTGGTGATGGTCGTTCCCGAAACTCTAGACATTTTCTTCGCCTTCCCCGGTTATATCTCCGACAGCCTCCTGGCCCTGAGGTTCTTCTTCTACACAGTGGGCCTGAGCCTCCTGGGGGCCATCAGCATGGAGCAGTGCGCCGCCACGCTCTGGCCCGCGTGCTACCGGCGCCGCCGGCCCCCGCACACGTCGGCCATCGTGTGTGCGCTTCTCTGGGCCCTCTGCCTCTTGCTGCACTTCCTGTCTTATGGGACCTGTGGGGAGCTCTCGGGGGGCAACGGGGGGATGGTATGCAGCCACGTCGGCTTGGCTCGAGTGGGCTTGCTCTTCCTCCTCTTGTTCACAATGTGTGTGTCCAGTCTGATCCTCCTGGTCCGGGTGGAGTGTGGCTCCCAGCACCGCTGGCCCCAGAAATTCTACCTGATTATTCTCTTCACGGTGCTCACGTTCCTCTTTTGTGGCCTTCCCTTTGGCATCTACAGGCTCTCCCTCAACTGGCTGACCATCCCTCCCCACTATTATTGCCTGGGGATTCTCCTGGCCTGTGTCAATAGCTCAGCCAAGCCACCAATCTACTTCTGCGTGGGCAGCCTCAGGCAGCGCAGGTTCCGGGAGCCCCTTAAGGCCGTTCTGCTGAGGGCTCTAGGTGATGAGGAagagctgggggagggaggagagatgcTGGACACTGGGCCTGTGGAGATATAG